A single genomic interval of Streptococcus oralis subsp. dentisani harbors:
- a CDS encoding TIGR01906 family membrane protein, whose protein sequence is MKTKLTFWGSMLFLLSLSILLTIYLAWIFYPLEIQWLGLANRVYLRPETIQYNFHILMNYLTNPFSQILEMPDFRSSAAGLHHFAVVKNLFHLVQLVTLVTLPYFYFFVKNIVKKGFLALYRKSILTLLVLPLVIGFVGILIGFEQFFTLFHQILFVGDDTWLFDPAKDPVILILPETFFLHAFLLFFGLYESFFGFLYLKSRRIL, encoded by the coding sequence TGAAAACTAAATTGACCTTTTGGGGAAGTATGCTCTTTCTCCTCTCCCTTTCTATCCTACTGACTATTTATCTGGCATGGATTTTCTATCCTTTGGAAATTCAGTGGTTAGGCTTAGCTAATCGAGTCTATCTAAGGCCAGAAACCATTCAGTACAACTTTCATATCTTGATGAATTACCTGACCAATCCCTTTAGTCAGATCTTAGAGATGCCGGATTTTCGTTCGTCAGCAGCAGGTCTGCACCACTTTGCGGTGGTGAAGAATCTTTTCCACTTGGTTCAGCTAGTCACTTTGGTGACACTACCATATTTTTATTTCTTTGTTAAAAATATTGTAAAAAAAGGCTTCCTAGCACTCTATCGTAAAAGTATCCTGACTTTATTAGTTTTACCTCTGGTCATCGGGTTCGTAGGTATTTTGATTGGTTTTGAGCAATTTTTTACTCTTTTCCATCAAATTCTCTTTGTGGGAGATGATACCTGGCTATTTGATCCCGCAAAGGATCCCGTTATTTTGATTTTACCAGAGACCTTCTTCCTCCATGCTTTCCTTCTCTTCTTTGGACTCTATGAAAGTTTCTTTGGCTTTCTTTATTTGAAAAGTCGTAGAATACTTTAA
- a CDS encoding Spx/MgsR family RNA polymerase-binding regulatory protein, with amino-acid sequence MITLFLSPSCTSCRKAKAWLETHKVPFEEHNIMTSPLTRKELQHILSLTENGTDDIISTRSKIFQKLDIDVESISVSELLQLIEQYPSLLRRPIIIDTKRMQIGFNEDEIRAFLPRSYRKQELKEATLRAGIG; translated from the coding sequence ATGATTACACTATTTTTATCACCGAGCTGTACATCATGTCGTAAGGCAAAGGCCTGGTTAGAGACGCATAAAGTTCCTTTTGAGGAGCACAATATTATGACCAGTCCTTTAACAAGAAAAGAATTACAACACATTCTTTCCTTGACCGAAAATGGTACTGATGACATCATTTCAACTCGTTCAAAAATTTTTCAAAAATTGGATATTGATGTAGAGAGTATTTCGGTATCGGAGTTGCTTCAGTTGATTGAGCAATATCCTAGTCTTTTGCGTCGCCCAATTATTATAGATACCAAACGCATGCAGATCGGTTTTAATGAAGATGAGATTCGTGCTTTTCTCCCTCGTAGTTACCGTAAACAAGAACTAAAAGAAGCAACATTGAGAGCTGGTATTGGATAG
- a CDS encoding UPF0223 family protein: MNKQYSYPLDLSWSTEELASVLSFFNDVEAAYEDKVEAKKLLESYKKFKSVVPSKSEEKRLGREFETASGYSFYRAVQLAKEKREGKISLGN, encoded by the coding sequence ATGAACAAACAGTATAGTTACCCACTAGATTTGTCGTGGAGCACTGAAGAACTTGCTTCAGTGCTTTCTTTTTTTAATGATGTTGAAGCTGCCTATGAAGACAAGGTAGAGGCTAAGAAACTGCTAGAATCTTACAAGAAATTTAAGTCTGTGGTTCCAAGCAAAAGCGAAGAAAAACGCTTAGGTCGCGAATTTGAGACGGCTAGCGGTTATTCCTTCTATCGTGCAGTTCAATTAGCAAAAGAAAAAAGAGAAGGGAAGATTTCTCTTGGAAACTAA
- a CDS encoding inositol monophosphatase family protein, translating to METKFEFAKQIVQEAAAYILAHMQEDLQVERKSSPTDLVTRLDKEVQDLLVQRILASYPEDLICAEEGCLRAAVGQGSVWVIDPIDGTNNFVAQQEDFAVMLAYFEDGVGKFGIIYDVMKGDCYHGGSAFPACRNNEPLPTFKKKPLQEFLVAGNSAMFETNEWGLADLGRAALGVRVYGSAAISFAKVLSGRLLTYITYLQPWDYAAASILGESLGYRLLTVSGEPVDFQTRQPVMMVPIEMQEEIQSYIYERKEN from the coding sequence TTGGAAACTAAATTTGAATTTGCCAAGCAGATTGTGCAGGAAGCTGCTGCCTATATTTTGGCTCACATGCAAGAAGATTTGCAGGTTGAGCGCAAGTCTTCGCCTACTGACTTGGTGACGCGTTTGGATAAGGAGGTTCAGGATCTCTTAGTTCAGAGAATTTTGGCATCTTATCCAGAAGACTTGATTTGCGCGGAAGAGGGCTGTTTACGTGCTGCGGTCGGTCAAGGTTCCGTTTGGGTGATTGATCCCATTGACGGTACCAATAATTTTGTTGCCCAGCAGGAAGATTTTGCCGTGATGTTGGCTTATTTTGAGGATGGTGTGGGCAAATTTGGCATCATCTATGATGTCATGAAAGGTGATTGTTACCATGGTGGTAGTGCCTTTCCTGCTTGTCGCAATAATGAGCCCTTACCAACATTTAAAAAGAAACCTCTTCAAGAATTTTTAGTTGCCGGTAACTCAGCTATGTTTGAAACCAATGAGTGGGGCTTGGCAGATTTGGGCCGAGCAGCGTTGGGAGTCCGTGTCTATGGTAGTGCGGCCATTAGTTTTGCCAAGGTTTTATCGGGTCGTCTTCTGACTTATATTACCTACTTGCAGCCATGGGATTACGCTGCGGCCAGTATTTTAGGAGAAAGTCTGGGTTATCGCCTTCTTACGGTATCAGGTGAGCCTGTTGATTTTCAAACGCGTCAGCCTGTCATGATGGTGCCAATCGAGATGCAAGAAGAGATTCAGTCTTATATCTACGAAAGGAAAGAAAATTAA